The genomic DNA GTCCTCGACAGCCCCGCGCCCGTATCGCCGGGTCCCTTGACGCGCGGGCGTCGCCGGATCAAAATTCACCGCATGATGAATTCTTCGGGCGCCGCCATCGAGGCCCGCGGCCTCACCGTCGTGCGAGGCGAGCGAACCGTCCTGCGCGGCCTCGACTTCACCGTCGAACCGGGCAGGATCACCGGCCTCCTCGGCCCCTCCGGCTGCGGCAAGAGCACCCTGATGCGAGCTGTGGTCGGAACCCAGGCCAAGGTCACCGGAACCCTCGACGTCCTCGGCACTCCCGCGGGCCACCCCACCCTCCGCCCGCGCATCGGGTACGTCACCCAGGCACCGTCGGTCTACACCGACCTCAGCGTCCGGCAGAACCTGGACTACTTCGCGGCCATCCTCCAGCCGGGCCGCAGCCACCGGGACGCCCGTCGGGCCACCGTCGCCCGGGCCATCGCCGATGTGGACCTGACCAGCCACGCGGACGCTCTTGCCGGCACTCTCTCCGGCGGCCAGCTCACCCGCGTCTCCCTCGCCGCCGCCCTGCTCGGCACCCCCGAACTCCTGATCCTCGATGAACCGACGGTCGGGCTCGACCCGGTACTCCGCCGCGATCTGTGGAGCCTCTTCCACAGCCTCGCCGCCGACCACGGCACCACGCTCCTCGTCTCGTCCCACGTGATGGACGAGGCCGAGCGCTGTCACCGCCTGCTCCTCATGCGTGAGGGCGAGATCCTTGCCGACGGCACCCCCGAGGCGCTGCGCACCGACGCCCGCACCGCCACCGTCGAAGAAGCCTTCCTCCACCTGGTCGACGAGGCCGCCACCCGTCAGGAGAACGCACGATGAGCTCGACGAACGCGCCGCAGCAAGCCGCCGCCACCCCGCAGGCAGCCGCCGCCGGCCCCCACCCCCACGCGCAGTCCCGGCCCCAGGCCCTCAGCCCCGCCCGCACCCTCGCCACCGCCGCCCGCGTCCTGCGCCAGCTGACCCACGACCCGCGTACCGTCGCGCTGCTGCTCCTCATCCCGGTCCTGATGATCACGCTGCTGCGGTACGTCTTCGACGGCAGCCCGCGCACCTTCGACGCGATCGGTGCCTCGCTGCTCGGCATCTTCCCGCTGATCACGATGTTCCTGGTGACGTCGATCGCCACCCTCCGCGAACGCACCTCGGGCACCTTGGAACGCCTCCTCGCCATGCCGCTGGGCAAGGGCGATCTGATCGCCGGTTACGCCCTCGCGTTCGGCGCCGTCGCGATCCTCCAGTCCCTCCTGGCCACCGCGCTCTCGATCTGGGTGCTCGGCCTCGACGTGATCGGCTCCCCCTGGCTGCTGCTCCTCGTCGCCCTGCTCGACGCCCTGCTCGGCACCGCACTCGGCCTGTTCGTCTCCGCCTTCGCCGCATCCGAGTTCCAGGCCGTCCAGTTCATGCCGGCCGTGATCTTCCCGCAGCTCCTGTTGTGCGGCCTGTTCATCGCACGCGACCAGATGGCGCCCGTCCTCGAAGCCATCTCGACCGTCCTGCCCATGTCCTACGCGGTCGACGGCATGAACGAAGTCCTCCACCACACCGACGTCACCGGCAACTTCGTCCGTGACGTCCTGGTCGTGGCGGGCTGCGCCCTCCTCGTCCTCACCCTCGGCGCAGCCACCCTCCGCCGCCGCACCGCCTGATGTCCCGGTGCGAGGATGGCGGCGACGACGTACCACCAGAACCGCGTACCACCGCACCGTCCGGAGGGTGAACCGCATGACCCAGACAGTCGCAGTCCTTGGCACCGGCAAGATCGGCGAGGCCCTGCTCAGCGGCATGATCCGGGCGGGCTGGCGCCCCGCCGACCTGCTGGTCACCGCGCGCCGCTCCGAGCGTGCCGAGGAACTCCGCACCCGCTACGGCGTCGAGTCCGTCACCAACGCCGAGGCCGCCAAGCGCGCCGACATCCTCATCCTCGCGGTCAAGCCCCAGGACATGGGCCGGCTCCTCGAGGAGCTCTCCCCTCACATCACCACCGAACGCCTGGTCATCAGCGCTGCCGCCGGCATCACGACCGGTTTCATCGAGGACCGCCTCGCCGCGAGGACTCCGGTCGTACGTGTCATGCCGAACACCCCCGTCCTCGTGGACGAAGGAATGTCCGTCATCTCCGCGGGCAGTCACGCCACCACCGACCACCTCGCGGCCGCCGAGGCGATCTTCGGCGGAGTCGGCAAGACCCTTCGTGTCCCCGAGTCCCAGCAGGACGCGGCGACCGCGCTCTCCGGGTCGGGACCCGCGTACTTCTACTTCCTTGTCGAGGCGATGACCGACGCGGGCATTCTGCTCGGTCTGCCGCGTGCCCAGGCCCACGACCTGATCGTGCAGGCCGCCATCGGCGCC from Streptomyces sp. NBC_01707 includes the following:
- a CDS encoding ABC transporter ATP-binding protein codes for the protein MMNSSGAAIEARGLTVVRGERTVLRGLDFTVEPGRITGLLGPSGCGKSTLMRAVVGTQAKVTGTLDVLGTPAGHPTLRPRIGYVTQAPSVYTDLSVRQNLDYFAAILQPGRSHRDARRATVARAIADVDLTSHADALAGTLSGGQLTRVSLAAALLGTPELLILDEPTVGLDPVLRRDLWSLFHSLAADHGTTLLVSSHVMDEAERCHRLLLMREGEILADGTPEALRTDARTATVEEAFLHLVDEAATRQENAR
- a CDS encoding ABC transporter permease gives rise to the protein MSSTNAPQQAAATPQAAAAGPHPHAQSRPQALSPARTLATAARVLRQLTHDPRTVALLLLIPVLMITLLRYVFDGSPRTFDAIGASLLGIFPLITMFLVTSIATLRERTSGTLERLLAMPLGKGDLIAGYALAFGAVAILQSLLATALSIWVLGLDVIGSPWLLLLVALLDALLGTALGLFVSAFAASEFQAVQFMPAVIFPQLLLCGLFIARDQMAPVLEAISTVLPMSYAVDGMNEVLHHTDVTGNFVRDVLVVAGCALLVLTLGAATLRRRTA
- the proC gene encoding pyrroline-5-carboxylate reductase — protein: MTQTVAVLGTGKIGEALLSGMIRAGWRPADLLVTARRSERAEELRTRYGVESVTNAEAAKRADILILAVKPQDMGRLLEELSPHITTERLVISAAAGITTGFIEDRLAARTPVVRVMPNTPVLVDEGMSVISAGSHATTDHLAAAEAIFGGVGKTLRVPESQQDAATALSGSGPAYFYFLVEAMTDAGILLGLPRAQAHDLIVQAAIGAAVMLRDSGEHPVKLREAVTSPAGTTISAIRELENHGVRAALIAALEAARDRSRELASGNG